The Pseudomonas fluorescens nucleotide sequence GAACAGGTTGTCCTGGCTCAACGGCGCGTTGCGGGCCTGTTGCAGGCAGTCGCTATCAATGCCGAAGCTGGCCTTGTAGCTGTCGGAAAACCACGCCAGCAACGGCACGTGCTTCTGCTGCTCCGGCGCCAGCATGTAGGGCGTACCGTGCAGGAACAGGTTGTACTCACCGAGGGATTCGCCATGGTCGGACAGGTACAGCATGGCGGTGTCGACCTTGTCCTGCTTGCTGCGCAGGATGTCGATCAGCGAGGCCAGGACATGGTCGGTGTACACCAGGGTGTTGTCATAGGCGTTGACGATGCTGTCCTGGCTGCACTGGTTCAGGGCATTGCTGCGGCACACCGGGGTGAAGCGCTCGTACTCTTGCGGGTAGCGCTTGTAGTAGTCCGGCCCGTGGCTGCCCATCTGGTGCAGCACCAGCACGGTGTCCTGTTGCAGGTTGTCGATGAAACTGTCCAGGCCCTTGAGGAGGATTTCGTCGCGGCATTCGTTATCGGCGCACAGCGCCGGGTCCTTGAGGTTGCTGACATCCTCGAACAGCACCCGGTCGCAAGTGCCCTTGCAGCCGGACTGGTTATCGCGCCAGCGCACCGCCAGCCCGGCCCGCTGCAGCACATCGAGCAGGCCCTCCTGGTTCTTGGCAGTGCTGGCGTCGTAATTCTTGCGGGTCAAGCCGGAGAACATGCACGGCACCGACACGGCGGTTTCGGTGCCGCAGGAGTGCACGTCGGTAAAGGCGATCAGGCCCTGTTCCTTGCTCAACTGCGGCGTAGTATCGCGCCCGTAGCCAAGCACCCCGAAGTTCGGCGCCCGGGCGCTCTCGCCAACCACCAGCACGGTCAGCGACTTGCGCGTACGCTGCTGCCAGGCAGCGTCCAGTTTCGCGTCCGCGCCGATGCTGCGAAACGGTTTGGCGGCGCTGCCGACCCGCTCACCGACATAACCCAGGGAGGCGCCGACAAAATTGCTCGGCACCAGCATCAGGCGAATTTCATGGTGATTGCGAAACAGCGAAGCCAGGCCCTGATAGTTCATCAGCGCGACGGCGGCCAGCACCACAACACAGGCGACACTGGCAAGCAACTTGCCGAATAACTCGCGGGCCCAGTTGCGGTACAGTAGCGGGGTTTTATACAACAACAAGGAAGGCAATACACCCAACACTGTTATATATAAAAAAAGTTTAATCGAGAGCAGGTCGCGCACTTCCGCGGCATTCGTCTCTATGGCATTGCGCAGCATGCCGACATCAATCATTACGCCGTACTGGCTCATGAAATAAGCCACTGCCGCACTGACCATGAACAGGGCAATCAACAGTGGCTTTAGCAGGGGCCTGAAGGCCAGCAGGGTCAGTACCAGGTTGAACGCACAGAGGATCAACACGCCAAAAGCCACGCGCAGCAGCAGGCCATGAGCATCGGCAGAAAGCACTGAGGCCAGGTGTTGCCATAATAACGAGTTGAAGCCGATCAACAGGTACAGGCTGGCAATCAACGTGACCCATTCGGCCCGCAGGGGTTTGACCTTGAACATGACGATTCGCTTATTTAAACGCCGAAAACAGTGCCCTTGCGGCACGCCTTGGAAACTGCCCGAACTGTAAGTAGCGAGTCATCAATTTTTTGTGAAAAAGACGCCAACAAATAATTGCCTGGCGCCTATTTAATGTTTTTGTTCAGCTGCGGTTCAGCGGCTGTCGTTCAACCGGGCAAGTGCACCTTTGAATAGGAATCGCGATCAATATCGATTACCTCGACGTCGCGTTGAAGGTGAGGCATTGCTCGGTGGCTTGGGTGGGCAAATGTTGCAACAGACTACCCCAGCCCCGAAACATGGCAAAGACGACTATCCTCTAAGTTCATGACTTCCACCCCACACCCCCGGAGAGGTGAAGAAATGCCGGTCAAGCACGATTTGCTCGCAGACTTGAATCTGACCAAGGACCAGTTCCTCGAGAAGAAACAACACGATTCGCGGCTGAGTCAGCTGCATGAAGACTACAACCGCAAAGACGCCGAAGTCGTCGATGCCGAGAACAACAGCGCAGCCGATGACACCGTCACCCGGCTACGCAAGGAACGTCTGAAGATCAAGGACGAGATCGTCGCCCACCTGAAGTAGCCCCTGTGGGAGCGGGCTTGCCCCACGATTGCGATCTACCTAGCACATCGCATCGCGAGGCAAGCTCGCTCCTACCAGCCCCCCCTCAAGACCGCGCCCACACCACCGGAAACCAGTCCTCGCGCATGCGATCGCCGGTATTCAGGTCAATCCCCGGAAACGGT carries:
- a CDS encoding phosphoethanolamine transferase; the protein is MFKVKPLRAEWVTLIASLYLLIGFNSLLWQHLASVLSADAHGLLLRVAFGVLILCAFNLVLTLLAFRPLLKPLLIALFMVSAAVAYFMSQYGVMIDVGMLRNAIETNAAEVRDLLSIKLFLYITVLGVLPSLLLYKTPLLYRNWARELFGKLLASVACVVVLAAVALMNYQGLASLFRNHHEIRLMLVPSNFVGASLGYVGERVGSAAKPFRSIGADAKLDAAWQQRTRKSLTVLVVGESARAPNFGVLGYGRDTTPQLSKEQGLIAFTDVHSCGTETAVSVPCMFSGLTRKNYDASTAKNQEGLLDVLQRAGLAVRWRDNQSGCKGTCDRVLFEDVSNLKDPALCADNECRDEILLKGLDSFIDNLQQDTVLVLHQMGSHGPDYYKRYPQEYERFTPVCRSNALNQCSQDSIVNAYDNTLVYTDHVLASLIDILRSKQDKVDTAMLYLSDHGESLGEYNLFLHGTPYMLAPEQQKHVPLLAWFSDSYKASFGIDSDCLQQARNAPLSQDNLFHSMLGLLQVRTALYQPQLDLFASCRPMLAGH
- a CDS encoding YdcH family protein; this translates as MPVKHDLLADLNLTKDQFLEKKQHDSRLSQLHEDYNRKDAEVVDAENNSAADDTVTRLRKERLKIKDEIVAHLK